Proteins encoded in a region of the Onthophagus taurus isolate NC chromosome 10, IU_Otau_3.0, whole genome shotgun sequence genome:
- the LOC111428256 gene encoding nuclear envelope integral membrane protein-like — protein sequence MHTKTLFLVFVAFAFVFTGVLSTIPGRYLSAGDVVNLKGNQEFNIFCYKGRPKYIINIWQSVNMQFKHESDNFMYYEGGTVDEVTKEYMEHRSSWSLNLFSWKNKYFNLDPFNQSCVGIYSKEKYAVQLNVLRIDYCKVLSLIFGVILFVSASKLSKNQFFYYLCGISLGVCASFLILVYFISKLFPKKPFMYGVVIGGWTLGVYLLQMLWDNVRVIMTFYRTYLLWYIVITGFISFVVCYRFGPITNTRTQNIIKWFLQLLSLILIFNSSEFHEASMGQIVILLVVYNFPKSWVSKSKTYWKRKFPPRVRLLSNDEYYDQGVKHTAKALNELREFCSSPDCNQWKTALKLQDVKRFASFIEGNSHLSDAEVLDYESLNGDEITDDETESETDIETNAYTDEEEY from the exons atGCACacaaaaacgttatttttggTATTTGTGGCGTTTGCCTTCGTCTTCACCGGCGTCTTGTCCACGATACCCG GTCGCTACTTATCAGCCGGCGatgttgttaatttaaaaggaAATCAAGAATTTAACATCTTTTGTTATAAAGGACGTccaaaatacattattaacaTTTGGCAAAGTGTCAAT atGCAATTTAAACATGAATCtgataattttatgtattatgAAGGTGGAACGGTTGATGAAGTGACTAAGGAGTACATGGAGCATCGTTCTAGTTGGtcattgaatttattttcatggaaaaataaatattttaacttaGATCCATTTAATCAAAGCTGTGTGGGGATTTAtagcaaagaaaaatatgcGGTTCAATTAAATGTGTTACGTATTGATTATTGCAAAGTTTTGAGTttaatttttggggttattttatttgtttctgcttcaaaattaagcaaaaatcagtttttttattatttatgtggTATTTCATTGGGGGTGTGCGCCTCATTTCTCATCTTAGTTTACTTTATTagtaaattatttccaaag aaaccTTTCATGTATGGAGTCGTTATTGGAGGCTGGACTCTTGGTGTGTACTTATTACAAATGCTTTGGGATAATGTGAGAGTAATCATGACGTTCTATCGTACTTATTTATTATGGTACATTGTTATCACAGGTTTTATAAGCTTTGTCG TGTGTTACCGTTTTGGTCCCATCACCAACACAAGAACCCAAAACATAATCAAATGGTTCTTACAATTACTttctttgatattaatttttaatagcaGTGAATTCCATGAAGCCTCAATGGGTCAAATTGTTATACTTTTAGTGGtttataattttccaaaatcgTGGGTTTCAAAATCGAAAACTTATTGGAAACGGAAGTTTCCCCCCAGAGTTCGCCTGTTATCAAACGATGAGTATTACGATCAAGGAGTTAAACACACGGCGAAAGCACTCAATGAATTAAGAGAATTCTGCTCGAGTCCTGATTGTAATCAATGGAAGACTGctttaaaattacaagatGTGAAAAG GTTCGCTTCGTTTATTGAAGGAAACTCCCATTTATCTGATGCTGAAGTTTTAGATTATGAATCATTGAATGGCGATGAAATTACTGATGATGAAACAGAAAGTGAGACTGACATAGAAACTAATGCATACACTGATGAAGAAGagtactaa
- the LOC111428349 gene encoding ubiquitin-associated protein 1, producing the protein MAYKSNQEHSSYMDGVKVKISERYKPPPKITLPMAYSQRIEVNKQIRDNIPIYNFSLERTVKEKMKEWKEAREKMIMEQKERIERIKEAKEKEKNIEIELRKKKTDEEDKMEKGITTKSENDFSNNYNNLRDSSMLKPTQANANILTPTPLGNLTLGSYTCKTVDKSPFNISDFDPDTSSPFDNMALKTINDMAELALVLQNEEKIIPTSSLYSYNNPAVYTQTYPNNTQSYLYQPSTSSNAYNFPNSTNNTYQTTTITTPSNGLLKYYDHLNPNFGHPINYGKMVDNNIKINNTVQLNSTVPDIMKALQTEIDNKYLNLNNVTSINKSSQLVDSLLQNEAKVEDETFKNMPGDLQKMAKEINSMGFPLDRVIRVCKIIGDDHKKIVEHLLALSDLLDLGFPEQDVSKALLECNNDRDKALDRLIL; encoded by the exons ATGGCTTACAAATCAAATCAAGAGCATTCTAGTTACATGGATGGTGTGAAAGTGAAAATTTCAGAACGTTATAAACCTCCACCGAAAATAACGTTACCGATGGCATATTCACAACGAATAGAAGTGAACAAACAAATTCGCGATAACATTccaatttacaattttagttTAGAGCGAACGGTTAAAGAGAAAATGAAGGAGTGGAAAGAGGCGCgtgaaaaaatgataatgGAACAGAAGGAAAGAATCGAACGTATAAAAGAGgcgaaagagaaagaaaaaaatatagaaatagaattaagaaaaaagaaaacggaCGAAGAGGATAAGATGGAGAAAGGAATAACTACGAAAAGTGAGAACgacttttcaaataattataataatttaagagATTCATCGATGTTAAAACCAACTCAAGCGAATGCTAATATTTTAACACCCACTCCGTTAGGAAATTTAACGCTTGGTTCTTATACGTGTAAAACGGTAGATAAAAGTCCGTTTAACATTTCAGATTTTGATCCAGATACGTCTAGTCCGTTTGATAATATGGCTTTAAAAACTATAAACGATATGGCAGAATTAGCTTTGGTGTTACagaatgaagaaaaaattataccaaCCTCTTCTTTGTATTCTTATAATAATCCCGCTGTATATACACAAACTTATCCTAACAATACACaaagttatttatatcaaCCTTCAACCTCATCAAATGCATACAATTTTccaaattcaacaaataataCTTACCAAACGACCACTATTACAACGCCTAGTAATGgtttattgaaatattatgATCATTTAAATCCGAATTTTGGACATCCAATTAATTATGGGAAAATGGTtgacaataatattaaaattaataatactgTCCAACTTAATAGCACAGTGCCTGATATCATGAAGGCTTTGCAAACcgaaattgataataaatacttaaatttgaataatgtTACTTCTATCAATAAATCTAGTCAGTTAGTCGATTCTTTATTACAAAATGAGGCGAAAGTTGAAGACGAAACGTTTAAGAACATGCCAGGAGACTTACAAAAAATGgctaaagaaattaattccATGGGATTTCCTTTAGATCGAGTTATTCGCGTTTGTAAAATAATTGGAGATGATCATAAAAAG ATTGTAGAGCACCTTTTGGCACTATCCGACTTATTAGATTTGGGATTTCCTGAACAAGACGTATCGAAAGCTCTTTTAGAATGCAACAATGATAGAGATAAAGCTTTGGATCGGCTGATATTGTAA
- the LOC111428341 gene encoding carbohydrate sulfotransferase 5-like — translation MISRLAFFRFAIVLVCCIGFLLLNQNVKQPQYVRNVKYTEPIQIREIFNNYTPYVTIRDIIKQQDDLTKHNFVNFPFKKRAKLKDYQLSYGGTPLRSIILTTWRSGSTFLGDVLNALPGNYYHYEPLLHFGIVRVRGPPLARSALNTLRKLLACDYKDLGDYLHYGRSHYNLFTHNHRLWNQCEQYPRFCFNSTFLSEFCKLFPFQSMKVVRLSLKLGKNLLKYDPNVKILLLVRDPRGTLQSRKHRDWCPGIDDCDKPEVLCDDLVEDYHLALKLQALFPDRFRAIRYEDLSLNPYDYVRNIFKFFGLYLHPDVLQFLDTHTKANVGGVSSTFRDSKSAPFHWRYDLNFSEVEEIQMICSEAMKLWGYTKAINETHLREFNPLGWVEF, via the exons atgattagtAGATTGGCGTTTTTTCGATTCGCCATCGTACTGGTATGTTGTATAGGTTTTTTACTATTAAATCAGAATGTTAAACAACCCCAATATGTGAGAAACGTTAAGTATACGGAACCTATACAGATTcgtgaaatttttaataattacactCCGTATGTAACCATAAGAGATATCATCAAACaacaagatgatttaacgaaacataattttgttaattttccttttaaaaaACGAGCGAAACTCAAAGATTATCAATTAAGTTATGGGGGTACACCGCTACgatcaattattttaactaCTTGGAGGTCGGGTTCGACTTTTTTAGGCGACGTACTTAACGCTTTACCTGGAAATTATTACCATTACGAACCATTGTTACATTTCGGAATTGTAAGAGTACGTGGTCCGCCTTTAGCCAGATCAGCGTTGAATACACTAAGGAAATTATTAGCATGTGATTACAAAGATTTGGGTGATTATTTGCATTATGGACGATcacattataatttattcacaCATAATCATCGATTGTGGAATCAATGTGAACAGTACCCAcggttttgttttaattcaacatttttaagtgaattttgtaaattattccCGTTTCAATCAATGAAAGTGGTtagattaagtttaaaattgggaaaaaatttattaaaatatga tccAAACGTAAAAATACTCCTTTTAGTGAGAGATCCTCGGGGTACACTGCAATCTCGAAAACATCGTGATTGGTGTCCAGGTATTGACGATTGTGATAAACCTGAAGTACTCTGCGATGATTTAGTTGAAGATTATCACTTGGCTCTTAAATTACAAGCTTTATTTCCTGATAGATTTCG GGCAATTCGTTACGAAGACTTATCATTAAATCCATATGATTATgttcgaaatatttttaagttttttgggTTATATTTACACCCGGATGTTCTTCAATTTCTCGATACTCACACAAAAGCGAACGTTGGAGGCGTTTCGAGTACTTTTAGAGATTCTAAAAGTGCCCCATTCCACTGGAGAtacgatttaaatttttccgaAGTTGAAGAGATACAGATGATTTGTTCGGAAGCAATGAAATTATGGGGATATACTAAAGCAATAAACGAGACTCATTTGAGGGAGTTTAATCCGTTGGGTTGGGtggaattttaa